A stretch of DNA from uncultured Pseudodesulfovibrio sp.:
TCAGCTCGATCTGCCGCTGCCTCAGGCGCATTACCTGGTCCGTCTGGCCAAGGATCGCTTCAGCGAGGGCAACAGTTCCCAGGGCAACCGCGCTCTGCGTCACGCCATCCGGGCCTACCCCGGTTCCGTGGAAGCATGGCTCGAGCAGATGACCCAGGCCTACAAAACAGGCAATGCGGCCAAGATCGGCGATGTCCTGTCTCAGGCGCTGGAGTATCTGGCCCCTGAATTGCGCTTTGTCCTCTTCGAGGGATTGTTGCAGGCGCTGGGACAGGCGGAAAAAGCCCGGGTCAATTCCTTTGGCGAGGAAACCGAGTGGTCCAAAGCCTGTCCGGACGACAAGGTCGTTGCTGTGGTGGTGCCGATCATGGAATCCCAGGAGCCTGACGTTTTGCTGCTCTACTACGGGGCCATGCTCCTGCTTCGGGTCGAGGACACGGACAACGCCCGCTCCTGGTTCGAGAAGGCACTCATGCTCAACGCCGATTTCTGGCAGGCCCGCCTTGAACTCTTCGATCTTTCCCGAGCCGAACAGACGCTGACGCCCTTTTTCAAGGAGCAGCTTTCCTTTTTCCTTGGCCGGGCCCGTCGGGTCCGCCGATTCTTCTGCCGCCACTGCGGCTTGAAGCGCGACCAGATATTTTTCAACTGCCCGCGCTGTCACAGCTGGCATTCCATTGCCTTTCGAACCGACATCACAGAATAAATACACCGCATCAAAGATCTCGTGGCACAAAGAAAACTGACTCCAATGCTCGAGCAGTACCTCCGTTTCAAGGAGGAGAATCCGGGCTGCCTGCTGTTCTTCCGTATGGGAGACTTCTACGAATTGTTTTTCGAGGACGCGGAGGTCGTGTCCCGGGCGGTCCAGATCGCCCTTACCAGCCGCAATCCCAACGACGAGAACCCCATTCCCATGTGCGGCATGCCCCACCATTCCGTGGAGCCGTATCTGAGCCAACTGCTCGACAAGGGATACAAGATCGCCATCTGTGATCAGATTGAAGACCCCAAGGAAGCAAAGGGGTTGGTCAAGCGAGACGTGACCCGCGTGCTCACGCCCGGCACGGTGGTCGAGGACTCCAACCTCAAGTCCAAGGCCAACAACTATCTTGGAGCCTTCTTCTGGGACAGCGCCAAGGATGCGGGCGGCATAGCATGGCTGGATTTCTCCACAGGTCAATGGTCCGGGCTCTACAGCCGCAAGGAGCCCGAGCTGTGGCAGTGGATGGTCAAGATCAATCCGAGCGAGCTGCTCCTGCCTCAAGGCGTCAAGGTTCCGCCCCAGTTCGGCGACTTGGCCGGTCAGGTTACAGGCGTTGCCCCGGGAACTTTCTTCGATCTGGCCGGAGCGCGCACTCGCATTCTGGAGGCCCAGCACGCGGCCGATCTGGACAGCCTCGGTCTGGCAGGCAAGAACGAGTTGGTCAGAGCCTGTGGTGCCCTGCTGACCTATCTGGATCAGACCCAAAAGGGTGAGTTCGGCCACCTGGGCGAGTTCAAGCCGCTCAACCTCGGCAAGCACCTGCTGCTGGACGAGGTTACTGAGCGCAATCTTGAAATTTTCCGCAGGCTTGACGGCAAAACCGGCCTGGGCACCCTGTGGCAGGTCATGGACAGAACCATGACTCCCATGGGCGGCCGTTTGCTCGAAGCCCGCCTGCGCCAACCGTGGCGTAACCTGTCGCCTATAGAAAAGACCCAGGAGTGTGTGGCCTTTCTGTTTGAGCGCGACCGGCTCCGCGCTGATATCCGTCATGGTTTGGATTCCGTTTACGACCTGGAACGACTGTCCACGCGCATCTTTCTCGGTCGAGCCAATCCAAAGGATTTTATCGCCCTGCGCCGCAGCCTTTCCCAGTTGCCCCAGTTGTATTCCCTGCTGAGTGGAGAGAATCTGGATACAGCCGCCGAGCTCAAGCGCATCGTGGGCAAGTGGGACGCAATGGACGACCTCTGCGCACTGCTTGAATCCGCACTGGTGGACAGCCCTCCGCCCGTGATCACGGACGGCGGTCTTTTCCGCAAGGGATACGACCCGGTTCTGGATGAACTTATCGAGCTCAACGAGCACGGCGAGGACCGACTCAAGGCCCTGCACCAGGCAGAGCTGGCCAAGAACGACATCCCCAAGCTGAAGCTCGGCTTCAACAAGGTGTTCGGGTATTATTTCGAGGTCTCCAAGGCGTACAAGGGGCAGGTCCCGGAACATTTCATCAGACGTCAGACCCTGGTCAACAGCGAGCGCTACATAACGCCGGAGCTCAAGGAGATGGAGGATCGGATCATCTCAGCCTCCGAAGAGCGCAAGAGCCTGGAGTACAGGCTTTTCCAAGAGCTGCGGGAACGTCTGGCCAAGGCCCGCGCCCGATTCCTGTTCATGGCCGACGTGGTCGCGTCACTGGATTTCTGGCAGGGGTTGGCCGAGGCTGCCCGGGTTAACGAGTGGACCCGCCCTACTCTGCACGAGGACTTGGAGATCGAGATTGAACAGGGGCGGCATCCCGTGGTCGAGGCGGCCATGGGCGCGTCCAACTATATTCCCGGCGATCTGCGCATGGACCAGACCCGACGTATCCTGCTCATAACCGGCCCGAATATGGCCGGTAAGTCCACGGTCCTGCGTCAGGTGGCCATCATGACCATCATGGCCCAGATCGGCTCGTTCGTTCCGGCCACCAGCGCGCGCATCGGGCTGGCGGATAGAGTATTTTCCCGCGTGGGGGCTTCGGACAACCTGGCCCAGGGGCACTCCACCTTCATGGTCGAGATGACTGAAACCGCGCGTATCCTCCGGCAGGCCACCAGACGGAGCCTGGTCATTCTGGATGAAATCGGACGCGGCACCAGCACCTATGACGGACTTTCCCTGGCTTGGGCCGTGGTCGAGGAACTGTCCACCCGCGCGGGTGGTTCGGTGCGAACTCTGTTCGCTACCCATTACCACGAGTTGACCAGCCTGGAAGGCAAGATCGAGGGGTTGCGCAACCTGAATATCGCGGTCAAGGAGTGGAAAGGGGATATCGTTTTTTTACGGAGGCTTGTACCCGGTCCGGCCGATCGCAGCTACGGCATTGAGGTGGCCCGACTGGCAGGCGTTCCCCGCCCAGTGGTTGAGCGTGCCCGGGAAATCCTTGCGGAACTCGAAGAAAAATCGCAGGATAACCAAGCTGGTGGAGCCGTGGATCGGGCTTCGCAGACATTGCTGCCCGGATTTGGCGCCCCGCCCATCAAGGTCGACCGCGAGCTGTGCGAGCACCCGATCGTCACCCAGCTGACGGACCTGGACGTGGACGGGATGACTCCAATTCAGGCGTTGATGCTGCTCAATCAGTGGAAAGACATGATCAAGGACTGACCGATGCGTAAATCTCTTGCCACCACCATTCTACTCCTTTTCGCCCTGGCCGTGCTGGCCGGATGCGCTCTGGGCCGCAAGCAATGGCCGGAAGCTTCCCGCAACGAGGACCGGTTCACCCTGAAGCTCATGGATGGCGAACGTATCGACGATTGTCTGGTTGTGCAGGTGGGCGTGTCAGGCGCCGTGGATAGACTGTGGCGAGCCAGCGTACTCTACGAGGCTGTGGGCGACGAGGAAGGACAGGGATGCGTTGGCTGTCCGTTTGTGCCTCGAGCCGTGCAGCATTTTACTCGCGGCCAGCAGGGTTTTGATCTCGAAGGCAAGGTCCTGAAACTGAGTATCTGCGGTCTTGAGCCTGGCGTTGAGTACCGTTTCCAGGTATCCGGCAAAAGTGAGATTCCGACCATGTCCATGCAGTACACAGATGTGTATATGGCCGAACCATAGGCCATTTTGTCGGTTTTATATTTCAAAAGTATTGGATGATATCGTTTCATACGGCGTATTGATCCCCATACATCTTTATCAGGAGATCGAATCATATGCATCATTTCGAACATAGGGACGGCGTGCTGTTTGCCGAAGAGGTGAGCGTCACGGAACTGGCCAAGCAGTACGGCACCCCGCTTTATATTTATTCCGCGGCGACCTTCAAGCGGCATTTCAAGGCTTTTGACTCCGCCTTTGACGAGCTCGACCATCTGACCTGCTTTTCGGTCAAGGCCAACTCCAACCTGTCCGTGCTCAAGATGCTGGCCCAGGAAGGCGCTGGCATGGACATTGTTTCCGGCGGCGAACTCTACCGCGCCCTGCAGGCCGGGGTGGACGCCAGCCGCATTGTTTATTCTGGTGTCGGCAAGCGTGACTCCGAGATCCGCGATGCTCTGGAGGCCCGCATCCTCATGTTCAACGTGGAGTCTCTGGCCGAGCTGGAGCGGATCAACCAGGTGGCCGGTGAGATGAAAACCACCGCGCGCGTCAGCTTTCGCATCAATCCCGACGTTGACCCGCAGACCCACCCGTACATCTCCACCGGCATGCAGAA
This window harbors:
- the mutS gene encoding DNA mismatch repair protein MutS, with protein sequence MLEQYLRFKEENPGCLLFFRMGDFYELFFEDAEVVSRAVQIALTSRNPNDENPIPMCGMPHHSVEPYLSQLLDKGYKIAICDQIEDPKEAKGLVKRDVTRVLTPGTVVEDSNLKSKANNYLGAFFWDSAKDAGGIAWLDFSTGQWSGLYSRKEPELWQWMVKINPSELLLPQGVKVPPQFGDLAGQVTGVAPGTFFDLAGARTRILEAQHAADLDSLGLAGKNELVRACGALLTYLDQTQKGEFGHLGEFKPLNLGKHLLLDEVTERNLEIFRRLDGKTGLGTLWQVMDRTMTPMGGRLLEARLRQPWRNLSPIEKTQECVAFLFERDRLRADIRHGLDSVYDLERLSTRIFLGRANPKDFIALRRSLSQLPQLYSLLSGENLDTAAELKRIVGKWDAMDDLCALLESALVDSPPPVITDGGLFRKGYDPVLDELIELNEHGEDRLKALHQAELAKNDIPKLKLGFNKVFGYYFEVSKAYKGQVPEHFIRRQTLVNSERYITPELKEMEDRIISASEERKSLEYRLFQELRERLAKARARFLFMADVVASLDFWQGLAEAARVNEWTRPTLHEDLEIEIEQGRHPVVEAAMGASNYIPGDLRMDQTRRILLITGPNMAGKSTVLRQVAIMTIMAQIGSFVPATSARIGLADRVFSRVGASDNLAQGHSTFMVEMTETARILRQATRRSLVILDEIGRGTSTYDGLSLAWAVVEELSTRAGGSVRTLFATHYHELTSLEGKIEGLRNLNIAVKEWKGDIVFLRRLVPGPADRSYGIEVARLAGVPRPVVERAREILAELEEKSQDNQAGGAVDRASQTLLPGFGAPPIKVDRELCEHPIVTQLTDLDVDGMTPIQALMLLNQWKDMIKD
- a CDS encoding tetratricopeptide repeat protein, producing the protein MSGNGESPPVQDTRAAIEELSKVVQNDPEAVEIYLALGSLYRSQGEIERAIQIRNSLIVRPGLDREFKARAWFELGRDFRRAGFLDRAEKAFQEARSLGQDPISIHREMARLTAERGDYEKAAESYGQLDLPLPQAHYLVRLAKDRFSEGNSSQGNRALRHAIRAYPGSVEAWLEQMTQAYKTGNAAKIGDVLSQALEYLAPELRFVLFEGLLQALGQAEKARVNSFGEETEWSKACPDDKVVAVVVPIMESQEPDVLLLYYGAMLLLRVEDTDNARSWFEKALMLNADFWQARLELFDLSRAEQTLTPFFKEQLSFFLGRARRVRRFFCRHCGLKRDQIFFNCPRCHSWHSIAFRTDITE